From Myxocyprinus asiaticus isolate MX2 ecotype Aquarium Trade chromosome 25, UBuf_Myxa_2, whole genome shotgun sequence, one genomic window encodes:
- the pomcb gene encoding proopiomelanocortin b → MQCPAWLLATVVLCFHSPYVDGHCSDLSNCMGFTSYEQILQCIRQCGSKQDVSNYGTVASSEQQNNEEEVEEQSLSLGLLLSALAPGSTEAQIFTGEPSHSEERRSYSMEHFRWGKPIGRKRRPIKLFNNNAIEEEPEESTETFRVERGQGAVLDIQQRNNVKTNGKYRMTHFRWNAPPDKRYSGFMRPYTEQSHTPLLSLIRNVIVKDGQQFKN, encoded by the exons ATGCAGTGTCCTGCCTGGCTTTTGGCCACAGTCGTCTTGTGTTTTCACAGCCCATATGTAGATGGACACTGCTCGGATTTGTCCAATTGCATGGGCTTTACATCTTATGAGCAAATATTG CAGTGTATTAGGCAATGCGGATCTAAGCAGGACGTTTCCAACTATGGAACAGTTGCTTCCTCTGAACAGCAAAACAATGAGGAAGAGGTTGAAGAACAGAGCCTGAGTTTGGGTTTGCTCTTATCTGCTCTGGCTCCTGGTTCAACCGAGGCCCAAATCTTCACTGGAGAACCTTCCCACAGCGAGGAGAGGAGATCTTACTCAATGGAGCACTTCCGCTGGGGGAAACCCATTGGCCGCAAACGCAGACCCATCAAATTGTTCAACAACAACGCCATTGAAGAGGAGCCAGAGGAGTCCACGGAAACCTTCCGCGTGGAGCGAGGGCAGGGTGCCGTCCTGGACATTCAACAGAGGAACAATGTGAAGACCAATGGAAAATATCGCATGACACATTTCCGATGGAATGCTCCTCCTGACAAACGCTACAGTGGGTTCATGAGGCCCTATACAGAGCAATCCCACACGCCTCTGCTCTCGCTGATACGAAATGTCATCGTTAAAGACGGACAGCAGTTCAAAAATTAA